Proteins from a genomic interval of Treponema succinifaciens DSM 2489:
- a CDS encoding glycogen/starch/alpha-glucan phosphorylase, whose protein sequence is MTFDAEQFKENLTARLRRQYGKDITQANKHDLFDAVSASALEIIMPNWMNTRKEYEAKPTKQLYYLSAEFLMGRALGNNLINSGIMEQVKDVLKDMNISYDFIEDEEPDAGLGNGGLGRLAACFLDSLATLEYPGHGYGIRYEYGMFEQHIINGEQVEFPDNWLKHRDPWEVKRSDLAVTVKFGGQIKYGKTPDGQDRFYLENAEEITATPYDMPIVAYGSNTVNTLRLWQASSPNGFDLQLFNDMQYHRAVERQNDAENISRVLYPNDNGPMGKELRLRQQYFFTSASLQDLVHHFVNTYGADFSKFPEYHVIQLNDTHPVVAIPELMRILIDEYNVGWDDAWSVVQKTFAYTNHTILSEALEKWTIEVFQKLLPRIYQIVEEINRRFVIELRQQFPNDYEKQNHMAIIHDGKVYMAWLAIHAGFSVNGVAALHTKILKEQELKDWYKIYPEKFNNKTNGVTQRRWLLFANPELSDFITKRIGHGWEKELSLLKGLEKYVDDDASLEELIAIKRHNKEKLAEYLKHSQNEFLDPESIFDTQVKRLHEYKRQLLNVFHIMYLYNKIVEDPSYNPPARTFIFGAKAASGYRRAKAIIKLINTVAERVNNDRRVRGKLRVVFVENYRVSVAEKIIPASDVSEQISTAGFEASGTSNMKFMMNGALTIGTLDGANIEIVEEAGEDNAFIFGLKADEIVKMKQEHSYNPTKYLDRNPSLAKVVNQLVDGTYDPSGLLFKEIHDSIVYGVEGQQPDVYFILADFDSYVKAHEKLAAEYADKKAWARKTLINIANSGKFSSDRTIEDYVKDIWHLKKVAVK, encoded by the coding sequence ATGACTTTTGATGCAGAGCAGTTTAAGGAAAATCTCACAGCCCGTCTGCGACGCCAGTATGGAAAAGACATCACACAGGCAAATAAACACGACTTGTTTGATGCAGTAAGCGCAAGTGCGCTCGAAATTATAATGCCAAACTGGATGAATACCCGCAAAGAGTATGAAGCTAAACCTACAAAGCAGCTTTACTATTTGAGCGCAGAGTTTTTGATGGGACGCGCGCTGGGAAACAACCTGATTAATTCTGGCATTATGGAGCAGGTAAAAGATGTTCTTAAAGACATGAACATCAGCTACGATTTTATTGAAGATGAAGAGCCTGATGCTGGTCTTGGAAACGGCGGTCTTGGTCGTCTTGCGGCTTGCTTCCTTGATTCCCTTGCAACTCTTGAATATCCGGGACACGGCTACGGAATCCGCTATGAATACGGAATGTTCGAACAGCACATTATAAACGGCGAACAGGTTGAATTCCCTGACAACTGGCTTAAGCACCGTGATCCTTGGGAAGTAAAAAGAAGCGACCTTGCTGTAACTGTAAAATTCGGCGGACAGATTAAATATGGAAAAACTCCTGACGGACAGGACAGATTCTATCTTGAAAACGCAGAGGAAATTACAGCAACTCCTTACGATATGCCGATTGTTGCTTACGGCTCAAACACTGTAAACACATTGCGCTTGTGGCAAGCTTCAAGTCCTAATGGATTTGACCTTCAGCTTTTCAACGATATGCAGTATCATCGCGCGGTTGAACGCCAGAACGATGCCGAGAATATCAGCCGTGTTCTTTATCCAAATGACAACGGTCCAATGGGAAAAGAACTTCGTTTGCGCCAGCAGTATTTCTTCACTTCTGCATCTCTTCAGGATTTGGTTCATCACTTTGTAAATACTTACGGAGCTGATTTCTCAAAGTTCCCTGAATATCATGTTATCCAGCTTAACGATACACATCCTGTAGTTGCGATTCCTGAGCTTATGAGAATTCTCATTGATGAATACAATGTTGGCTGGGACGATGCTTGGAGCGTTGTTCAGAAAACTTTTGCTTATACAAACCACACAATTCTTTCTGAGGCCTTGGAAAAGTGGACAATCGAAGTTTTCCAGAAACTTCTTCCACGTATTTATCAGATTGTTGAAGAAATCAACCGCCGCTTTGTAATTGAGCTTCGCCAGCAGTTCCCTAACGACTATGAGAAGCAGAACCACATGGCGATTATCCATGACGGAAAAGTTTATATGGCATGGCTTGCAATCCATGCAGGTTTCAGTGTAAACGGTGTTGCTGCCCTTCATACAAAAATTCTTAAGGAACAGGAACTTAAGGACTGGTACAAAATTTATCCAGAGAAATTCAACAACAAGACAAACGGCGTTACACAGAGAAGATGGCTTTTGTTTGCAAACCCTGAGCTTTCTGATTTCATCACAAAGAGAATCGGACACGGCTGGGAAAAAGAACTTTCTCTTCTTAAAGGTCTTGAAAAATACGTTGATGATGACGCTTCTTTGGAAGAGCTTATTGCAATCAAACGCCACAACAAGGAAAAACTTGCTGAATACTTAAAGCACAGCCAGAATGAATTCCTTGACCCGGAAAGCATTTTCGACACACAGGTAAAGCGTCTGCATGAATACAAGAGACAGCTTTTGAACGTGTTCCATATCATGTATCTTTACAACAAGATTGTTGAAGATCCAAGCTATAATCCTCCTGCACGCACATTTATCTTTGGCGCAAAGGCAGCTTCTGGTTACCGCCGTGCAAAGGCAATTATCAAGCTTATCAACACTGTTGCAGAAAGAGTCAACAATGACCGCCGCGTTCGTGGCAAGCTACGTGTTGTGTTTGTTGAAAACTATCGCGTTTCAGTTGCAGAAAAAATCATTCCGGCTTCTGATGTTTCCGAGCAGATTTCAACAGCAGGATTTGAGGCTTCTGGAACTTCAAACATGAAGTTTATGATGAACGGCGCACTCACAATCGGTACTTTGGACGGTGCAAACATTGAAATCGTTGAAGAGGCTGGAGAAGACAATGCATTTATCTTCGGTCTTAAGGCGGACGAAATTGTCAAGATGAAGCAGGAGCATTCTTACAATCCTACAAAATATCTTGACAGAAATCCATCTCTTGCAAAAGTTGTAAATCAGCTTGTTGACGGAACTTACGATCCAAGCGGACTTTTGTTCAAGGAGATTCACGATTCTATTGTTTACGGTGTTGAAGGACAGCAGCCTGACGTTTACTTTATTCTTGCTGACTTTGATTCTTATGTTAAGGCTCATGAAAAACTTGCCGCTGAGTATGCTGACAAAAAAGCCTGGGCAAGAAAAACTTTAATCAACATTGCAAACAGTGGAAAATTCTCAAGCGACCGCACAATTGAAGACTACGTAAAAGACATCTGGCACTTGAAGAAAGTAGCTGTAAAATAA